A region from the Rosa rugosa chromosome 6, drRosRugo1.1, whole genome shotgun sequence genome encodes:
- the LOC133715723 gene encoding uncharacterized protein LOC133715723 — protein MMAAVSFRTRSLQLAQFHSETKTPIPIPPKFTKPLRFSGGRPSMSSRSATRGSIWELVEIGSKSSWLTLMIMDSHRFRGGLLQWLSVGFWEMGAFFLEQCAYTPRLLCCLVPGDFGFAA, from the exons ATGATGGCCGCCGTTTCGTTTCGGACTCGTTCACTTCAGCTCGCTCAATTTCACTCAGAAACAAAAACCCCAATCCCAATTCCCCCTAAATTTACCAAACCGCTAAGGTTTTCCGGCGGCCGTCCTAGTATGAGTTCCAGATCCGCGACCAGGGGATCCATATG GGAGCTGGTTGAAATCGGAAGCAAGAGTTCATGGCTGACCTTGATGATTATGGACAGCCACAGATTCAG GGGAGGTTTGCTGCAATGGTTGTCTGTTGGCTTCTGGGAAATGGGTGCCTTTTTCCTGGAACAGTGTGCTTACACTCCAAGATTACTATGTTGCCTTGTTCCCG GTGATTTTGGGTTCGCAGCATAG